From the Psychrobacillus sp. FSL K6-4046 genome, one window contains:
- a CDS encoding flagellin, whose amino-acid sequence MLGKWNAMGLSILRNMNQHWSVANRSMERLSSGYRINRAADDPAGLAISEKMRAQIRGLGQAARNIQDGISLLQTAEGALNETHAILQRMRELGVQAATDTLTDEDRSLLNIEFEELKKEVTRISKDTNFNTKTMLDGTNTSINIQAGANAGQSIELLFGDMSGGSLGLNDLSISSRADAEDSIGGLDDAINKVSRERSRMGAYSNRLEHAYNNAVNMEENLTAAESRIRDVDMAKEMMALVKANILMQASQYVLSMHMQQAQSVLQLLNSHKQS is encoded by the coding sequence ATGCTAGGTAAGTGGAATGCGATGGGGTTATCTATTCTTCGTAATATGAATCAGCATTGGTCGGTTGCTAATCGGTCGATGGAACGTCTTTCCTCTGGTTATCGGATTAACCGAGCTGCGGATGACCCGGCTGGTCTTGCTATTTCGGAGAAGATGAGGGCGCAGATTAGAGGTCTTGGTCAGGCGGCTCGTAATATTCAGGATGGTATTTCGTTGTTGCAAACAGCTGAGGGAGCACTTAATGAGACACATGCTATACTCCAACGTATGCGTGAGTTAGGAGTGCAGGCTGCGACCGATACTTTAACGGATGAGGATCGCAGCTTACTTAATATTGAGTTTGAGGAATTGAAAAAAGAGGTTACTAGAATCTCCAAGGATACTAATTTCAATACGAAAACCATGCTTGATGGCACTAACACCTCCATTAACATTCAGGCAGGGGCAAATGCAGGACAGTCTATTGAGCTCCTCTTTGGAGATATGTCAGGAGGAAGCCTTGGCTTGAATGATCTGTCGATTTCCTCAAGAGCTGATGCAGAAGATTCAATCGGTGGGTTAGACGATGCTATTAACAAGGTTTCTCGGGAAAGATCTCGGATGGGGGCATACTCGAATCGATTGGAGCACGCCTACAATAACGCGGTTAACATGGAAGAAAACTTAACTGCAGCGGAATCTCGTATACGTGACGTAGATATGGCAAAGGAAATGATGGCATTAGTGAAAGCTAATATACTAATGCAGGCCAGTCAATACGTACTAAGCATGCATATGCAACAGGCTCAATCTGTGCTGCAGCTATTAAATTCGCACAAACAATCGTGA
- a CDS encoding S41 family peptidase produces the protein MRKVSGLTTFVFLLTLLLAPMYTWAAPIDEVRQLVKEYYKGELQSNITELDSIESIVGQLDPYSTYFTKEEFERYTDSINNKPTGIGISIEEHEKGIQIVSTFDGAPAKEAGIEPGDIILSVDGNSTERMSVQQASSLITGKAGTKVNIEVLKITGQKQSYILTRKSFQVPVVSTEMLYGNVGYISINSFSEDGASLVIAAKERLAKKGATSYILDLRNNGGGYVNTAEELIGLFPNSPHAYMLMLKNQVGLVKSIPQKDLFPNNTKVLINGYSASASEMTAAALLDHKSATLYGQRTYGKGSMQSFYPLSDGSYLKLTVAEFAGPKGTVVNKTGVQPQVVTKEGMELEKAHLDTILESYPSYKRLSKLENVAQTKQFTVTFSEAVQLNKKEGIELIALGDTKKIPLKVEQKSTNQIKAIPTKLEKGAAYLLLIHPTFQSSKDIQMEQGAYVEVTVQQ, from the coding sequence ATGAGGAAGGTCTCGGGATTAACTACATTCGTATTCCTATTAACATTATTACTTGCACCTATGTACACATGGGCAGCTCCAATTGATGAAGTCAGGCAACTGGTCAAGGAATATTACAAGGGAGAGCTCCAATCTAACATAACAGAACTGGACTCCATTGAATCCATAGTGGGGCAGTTAGATCCGTACTCTACCTACTTTACAAAGGAAGAGTTTGAAAGATACACAGATTCGATAAACAATAAACCCACTGGTATCGGGATCTCAATTGAAGAACATGAAAAAGGCATCCAAATAGTGAGCACGTTTGACGGTGCTCCAGCAAAGGAGGCTGGCATTGAGCCGGGAGACATTATTCTTTCTGTGGATGGGAATTCTACGGAGCGCATGTCTGTGCAGCAGGCTTCCTCACTGATCACAGGAAAAGCCGGTACAAAGGTTAACATAGAAGTGTTAAAGATTACAGGACAAAAACAGTCATACATATTAACAAGAAAAAGCTTTCAGGTTCCAGTTGTTTCTACTGAAATGTTATATGGAAACGTTGGCTATATAAGCATCAACTCCTTTTCAGAGGATGGCGCTTCCTTAGTCATTGCAGCAAAGGAGCGACTTGCAAAGAAAGGTGCGACCTCTTATATTTTAGATCTGCGCAATAATGGCGGGGGCTACGTAAACACTGCGGAGGAGCTAATTGGTTTATTTCCAAATAGTCCTCATGCGTATATGCTAATGCTAAAAAATCAGGTAGGTTTAGTAAAATCGATACCGCAAAAGGATTTATTTCCTAATAACACAAAGGTACTGATCAATGGCTATAGTGCGAGTGCATCTGAAATGACTGCGGCTGCACTATTAGATCACAAATCAGCTACTCTTTACGGACAACGAACTTATGGAAAGGGCTCCATGCAGTCGTTTTATCCATTGTCGGATGGGTCTTATCTAAAACTGACGGTGGCCGAATTTGCAGGACCTAAAGGCACTGTTGTGAATAAAACAGGGGTGCAGCCACAGGTGGTGACCAAAGAGGGAATGGAGCTTGAAAAGGCCCATTTAGATACGATTTTAGAAAGTTATCCATCTTATAAACGATTATCTAAACTAGAAAATGTAGCGCAGACAAAACAATTCACGGTTACATTTTCAGAAGCTGTTCAGCTGAATAAAAAAGAGGGAATCGAATTGATCGCATTAGGTGATACCAAGAAAATCCCTTTGAAAGTAGAACAAAAATCTACCAATCAAATTAAAGCAATACCGACAAAACTAGAAAAAGGAGCAGCCTACTTACTACTGATCCACCCTACCTTCCAATCTTCGAAAGACATTCAGATGGAACAAGGTGCTTACGTCGAGGTAACTGTTCAACAATAA
- a CDS encoding DMT family transporter codes for MNNQWKIYGILVLVMLIWGANLPMLKYLIAEVSPVTLTAFRIFTAGVTVFLILWKMKMIRKPSKQEWKYIAIGSLTNVVIHHYFLNIGLSVTSGTHGALILGTGPMLTAIAGAFILRYFPSLIQWLGLVLGIIGVSLSVVGGGDLGGSAIGDFFVFLAILAQVMSYMVISKAARTLDPRLLTAYMLVIGSFILMIISFIQEPGAIVQFTEVDPVFWLIFFASAILGTAVGHMLYNYSIGQAGATKSAIFMNLNTIFSLVFSAIFLNEVLGWNHLASLIFIIAGVILGSGAAEDLWKKHKKKKAAA; via the coding sequence ATGAACAACCAGTGGAAAATTTACGGTATACTCGTACTCGTTATGTTAATATGGGGCGCTAATCTTCCGATGCTTAAATATTTGATCGCAGAGGTATCCCCAGTAACCCTGACCGCCTTCCGTATTTTTACAGCTGGTGTTACAGTTTTTCTTATTTTATGGAAAATGAAAATGATTCGAAAGCCTTCGAAGCAGGAATGGAAATATATTGCGATAGGGTCTTTGACTAACGTAGTAATCCATCACTATTTCCTGAATATAGGGCTCTCGGTTACAAGTGGAACACACGGAGCACTGATCCTAGGGACAGGGCCAATGCTTACAGCGATAGCAGGAGCATTTATCCTAAGGTATTTTCCTTCTTTGATTCAATGGCTAGGTCTGGTATTAGGGATAATTGGGGTAAGCCTTTCTGTAGTAGGCGGTGGTGACTTAGGGGGCTCTGCCATCGGAGACTTCTTTGTATTCCTTGCTATACTTGCACAGGTCATGAGCTATATGGTGATAAGTAAGGCTGCAAGAACATTGGATCCAAGACTGCTGACAGCATATATGCTTGTAATCGGCTCATTTATATTAATGATTATCAGCTTTATACAGGAGCCAGGAGCAATTGTTCAATTTACAGAAGTAGATCCAGTATTCTGGTTGATTTTCTTTGCCTCTGCGATCCTAGGCACAGCAGTTGGTCACATGCTATACAACTACTCGATAGGTCAAGCGGGTGCAACTAAATCAGCGATATTCATGAACCTAAACACTATTTTCTCATTAGTATTCTCTGCCATTTTCTTAAACGAAGTGCTAGGGTGGAATCATCTGGCCAGCCTAATCTTCATCATAGCCGGGGTAATACTCGGCTCAGGAGCAGCAGAGGATCTATGGAAAAAGCATAAAAAGAAAAAAGCAGCTGCCTGA
- the sigI gene encoding RNA polymerase sigma-I factor — protein MLLSIIHGLFKSKQNKRKLEFGTMAGDEEAINDLLLANTSFIKKTAAYICKRPIDEQDEEYSIALNGFHEAVLAFNPEENASLQTLAHLIIKRRLVDFIRKEATRKEKVLLLQTGTTEDRIDEQHYIWNEQSIESYTEEQRAEARREELVRYGELLATYNLSFDELTASAPKHKDTRKTAFLVAQIISESEELYESFIQHKKLPLKNIEALVDVSRKTLERHRKYMIAVVLLLNSDFVYIKDYVKGEII, from the coding sequence ATGCTTTTGTCCATCATTCATGGCCTCTTCAAATCAAAACAGAATAAAAGAAAGCTAGAATTTGGGACAATGGCTGGCGATGAGGAGGCAATCAATGACCTCCTCTTAGCCAATACCTCCTTTATAAAGAAAACGGCAGCTTACATTTGCAAGCGGCCAATCGATGAACAGGATGAAGAATATAGCATCGCGCTTAATGGATTTCATGAAGCGGTCCTTGCATTCAATCCTGAGGAAAATGCATCCTTACAAACACTTGCACATCTTATTATAAAAAGGCGACTTGTTGACTTTATTCGAAAGGAAGCTACCCGCAAGGAAAAGGTGCTTCTACTCCAAACGGGGACTACCGAGGATAGAATAGACGAGCAGCATTATATATGGAACGAGCAATCCATTGAATCATACACAGAAGAACAGCGAGCGGAAGCAAGAAGAGAGGAACTGGTCCGTTATGGGGAGCTGCTAGCAACTTATAACTTGTCATTTGATGAGTTGACGGCTTCAGCACCAAAGCACAAGGATACACGGAAAACTGCCTTTCTAGTGGCACAAATTATTTCCGAATCCGAAGAGCTTTACGAGTCCTTTATCCAGCATAAAAAGCTTCCGCTCAAGAATATCGAAGCACTGGTAGATGTATCGCGAAAAACGTTGGAACGGCATCGCAAATATATGATTGCCGTCGTACTGCTACTCAACAGTGACTTCGTTTATATAAAAGATTATGTGAAGGGAGAAATCATATGA
- a CDS encoding right-handed parallel beta-helix repeat-containing protein translates to MIPNSIKVTIITFLSIIFFVQINSVALAENSSEKNYYVSPKGKDANPGTKKKPWKTIQHAAKVLEPGDTVFVRGGVYSEFIHITKSGSKNLGNITFQSFPGEVAILEGKKLTVTSAKRAFFYIDNASYIRIEGFELRNLKTRKQNRYPVGILVKGGSSNIHLSDNNIHHIENKSRKGNAHGILIYGNTSNAMSSITVNNNEIHHLKLGSSEALTFSGNIQQFAITHNEIHHNNNIGIDVAGFYNACETDDCVDQARDGIIANNKVYKNSSKRNVSYKEYSAGGIYADGSTQLTIVNNIVAYNDFGIELASEKEGKTSSEIDVKNNIIYSNNGAGIIAGGAEKNNGGSSNNNIVSNVLMFNDQSDEGYGEITLQWNTKENQILNNLIYSKEKDEYLQNLGDDAMSNIYLNNTIHSFEEKPFFFAPVTAFFKNLRWW, encoded by the coding sequence ATGATTCCAAATAGTATAAAGGTAACAATTATTACATTTTTATCCATAATATTTTTTGTCCAAATTAATTCAGTAGCGTTGGCAGAAAACTCGAGTGAAAAAAATTACTATGTTTCTCCAAAAGGTAAAGATGCTAATCCTGGTACTAAAAAGAAACCGTGGAAGACAATACAGCATGCTGCAAAGGTGCTTGAACCCGGTGATACGGTGTTTGTACGAGGAGGGGTCTACTCCGAATTCATTCATATAACAAAATCAGGCTCTAAAAATCTTGGGAATATCACTTTTCAATCATTTCCAGGAGAGGTGGCCATTCTGGAAGGCAAAAAATTAACAGTAACATCAGCTAAGAGAGCCTTCTTTTATATAGATAATGCAAGTTATATCCGAATTGAAGGATTTGAGTTAAGAAACCTAAAAACGAGAAAACAGAATCGATATCCGGTCGGAATACTGGTAAAAGGCGGAAGTAGCAATATTCATCTTTCCGATAATAACATTCACCATATTGAAAATAAATCTCGAAAAGGAAATGCGCATGGCATTCTCATTTATGGGAATACCTCCAACGCTATGAGTAGCATTACGGTTAATAACAATGAGATTCACCATCTGAAACTCGGAAGCAGTGAGGCACTTACCTTTAGTGGGAATATACAACAGTTCGCTATTACGCACAATGAAATCCATCATAATAACAACATTGGAATTGATGTTGCAGGGTTTTACAATGCTTGTGAAACAGACGACTGCGTAGATCAAGCGAGAGATGGAATCATCGCAAACAATAAAGTCTATAAAAATAGCTCTAAAAGAAATGTATCATACAAAGAATATTCAGCTGGTGGAATTTATGCAGATGGTTCTACTCAGCTTACTATTGTAAATAATATAGTAGCTTACAATGATTTCGGAATTGAGCTAGCAAGCGAGAAGGAAGGAAAAACGTCTAGTGAGATTGATGTGAAAAATAATATTATTTACTCCAATAATGGAGCCGGAATAATTGCGGGAGGGGCAGAAAAAAACAATGGAGGTTCGAGCAACAATAACATAGTGAGCAATGTTCTCATGTTTAATGACCAGTCAGATGAAGGCTATGGAGAAATAACGTTGCAATGGAATACAAAAGAAAACCAAATTTTAAATAATCTAATATACAGCAAGGAAAAAGATGAATACCTCCAAAACTTAGGGGACGACGCAATGAGTAATATTTATCTTAACAACACTATTCATTCATTTGAAGAGAAACCTTTTTTCTTTGCACCAGTAACAGCTTTCTTTAAAAACTTACGTTGGTGGTAA
- a CDS encoding NAD-dependent epimerase/dehydratase family protein, which produces MRVLITGGYGFIGSHVADRYFKEGYDVFILDDLSTGNKEHIKFKHKSYIVSVEDKKCEEIFRSYHFDVVIHLAAQVSVMKSILDPKRDTEINAVGLVNILSLSHKYKVGKFIFASSAAVYGANEQLPLQETNRCNPISPYGMSKWLGESYCEKWRELYSYESVVFRFSNVYGPRQGNTGEGGVISTFLERITEGKYLDIYGDGEQTRDFIYVGDVADAIYRTSNSNLSGIYNLSTNSEISINELVGLMEELHGETEVAYTAAKEGDIQRSSLSNEKVVNDLDWSPMFSMKRGLEQTYEWIKDKKTKQTSEKTVTSSKKAPSLFKQFQPYIENVLVFSVIAWLTLANQVSVLNIVDFALFYILIIGVIYGNRQSIIAVCLSIGLLIFEKILEGRELISLTYDTSFLLQVALFLSIGLIVGYSIERKNNLLKEQKSKLEEHEDRYSFLSDMHAEMREVKKELQLRVLNTGDGLGKIHYLLKELDTLDPERIYLNSIDVLQKMMKVKKVSIYKFSNDNASYKLVADSGSFKSSATLKVEDDYVQQIANKKSIFVNKTLLPNAPLMAACLSNGEEKIALITIDDLEFEHISLYHENLFKIITELIEAALVRALHFQSLSEQEHFLAQSPVLKESVFQKILQTKREAYTKFQIPYLLLEGMINEETFIHDVTEISKEIDETDYIGESNEHHLLVLLANTSKQAGEQLVSRLSEKGIVLKLVEGEL; this is translated from the coding sequence TTGAGAGTTTTAATAACAGGTGGATATGGCTTTATCGGTTCTCATGTAGCCGACCGATATTTTAAAGAAGGCTATGATGTATTTATCTTGGATGATTTATCTACCGGAAATAAAGAACATATCAAGTTCAAGCATAAGAGTTATATCGTTTCTGTGGAAGATAAAAAATGTGAAGAAATTTTTCGTTCGTATCACTTCGATGTGGTCATTCATTTGGCAGCCCAGGTTAGTGTAATGAAATCTATTTTAGATCCAAAACGAGATACAGAAATTAATGCAGTAGGTTTAGTGAATATATTATCCCTATCTCACAAGTATAAAGTAGGGAAATTTATTTTTGCGTCGTCTGCTGCAGTTTATGGGGCTAATGAACAGCTTCCCTTACAGGAAACTAATAGGTGTAATCCTATCTCTCCTTATGGTATGAGTAAGTGGTTAGGAGAATCATATTGTGAAAAATGGCGAGAACTATATAGCTATGAAAGTGTCGTCTTTCGATTCTCTAATGTGTATGGGCCTCGTCAAGGCAATACAGGAGAAGGTGGAGTCATCTCTACTTTCTTAGAGAGAATAACGGAAGGTAAATATTTGGATATTTATGGAGATGGAGAACAAACACGAGATTTCATCTATGTAGGCGATGTTGCAGACGCCATTTATCGGACGTCAAACTCTAATTTAAGTGGAATTTACAACTTGTCCACGAATAGTGAAATAAGCATAAATGAGTTGGTCGGTTTGATGGAGGAGCTTCATGGAGAAACAGAGGTTGCCTACACTGCTGCCAAGGAAGGAGACATTCAGCGTTCCTCTCTATCAAATGAAAAGGTAGTAAACGATTTAGACTGGAGCCCAATGTTTAGTATGAAACGGGGTTTGGAGCAGACATATGAGTGGATCAAGGATAAAAAAACGAAACAGACGTCCGAAAAAACAGTTACTTCTTCCAAAAAAGCTCCTAGCCTCTTCAAACAATTTCAGCCCTATATAGAAAATGTGCTGGTATTCTCTGTGATTGCTTGGTTAACTCTAGCAAACCAAGTGAGCGTCTTGAATATAGTAGACTTTGCCTTATTTTATATATTAATTATAGGTGTGATTTATGGGAACAGGCAGTCTATTATAGCTGTGTGCCTTTCTATTGGACTCCTCATCTTTGAAAAAATACTTGAAGGTAGAGAATTGATCTCCCTTACGTACGATACCTCTTTCCTCTTACAAGTGGCACTCTTTCTATCCATAGGGCTTATTGTAGGCTACTCAATTGAACGAAAGAACAACCTATTAAAAGAACAAAAAAGTAAACTGGAGGAGCATGAAGATCGCTATTCTTTTTTAAGTGACATGCATGCAGAGATGAGAGAAGTAAAAAAAGAGCTGCAATTGCGCGTGCTCAATACAGGAGACGGACTTGGAAAAATACATTATCTCCTGAAAGAGTTAGATACCCTAGACCCTGAACGTATTTATTTGAACAGTATAGATGTGCTGCAAAAAATGATGAAGGTAAAAAAAGTGTCTATATATAAGTTTTCGAATGACAATGCCTCCTACAAATTAGTAGCAGATTCAGGCTCCTTTAAATCTTCTGCAACTCTGAAGGTAGAAGATGATTATGTTCAGCAAATAGCAAACAAGAAAAGTATTTTTGTGAATAAAACACTCCTCCCCAATGCCCCTTTAATGGCTGCCTGCCTGTCAAATGGTGAAGAAAAAATAGCACTTATTACAATTGATGACTTAGAATTCGAGCATATTTCACTTTATCATGAAAACCTATTTAAAATTATTACAGAATTGATAGAAGCTGCACTAGTTAGGGCGCTACACTTTCAAAGCCTGTCTGAGCAAGAACATTTTCTGGCGCAGAGTCCAGTATTAAAGGAATCTGTCTTCCAAAAAATTCTTCAAACGAAAAGAGAAGCATATACCAAATTTCAAATACCATATCTTCTGTTAGAAGGAATGATAAATGAGGAAACCTTCATTCATGATGTCACAGAAATATCCAAAGAAATTGATGAAACAGATTATATAGGAGAGAGCAACGAGCATCATCTACTAGTTTTGCTTGCTAATACTTCTAAGCAAGCAGGTGAGCAACTAGTATCCAGGCTAAGTGAAAAAGGCATTGTATTAAAGCTAGTAGAAGGAGAGCTTTAA